One window of Quercus robur chromosome 12, dhQueRobu3.1, whole genome shotgun sequence genomic DNA carries:
- the LOC126708448 gene encoding SNF2 domain-containing protein CLASSY 3-like, translated as MQYELHVLDLMSIYLCHYLIVEDEDSLLPKDEVDRATLCHQGYHQLILDEEVGLRCEFCPHVQLEIKYIVPDFSINPFRKSDRRDSGAMNNSIIDELRSQDWCGDSLSNCDPQLRAEGTVWDIIPGIKNSLYPHQCEGFEFIWKNIAGGIHLQKLKHQTTCAGGSGCIISHAPGTGKTRLTIVFLQTYMKLHPTCRPVIVAPRSMLLTWEEEFRKWDFDIPFHNLNKNELSGKEKLRQDGHMNISVIRMVKLYSWKKDRSILGISYTLFEKLAGEVNKKGKVRTEQDNHFRKILLEVPGIVVLDEGHVARNPDSRILQVLSNIKTDKRIILSGTPFQNNFYELYNTLCLARPVFEDKEGKWLSLTSSITKVTDDRLKYEKLRKVRDMIQPFVHVHKGFILQEKLPGLRDSLVILQPSQLQKSLFEELRDHFVRSSFKFDHYESLISLHPSLLLQCGDDSFPSDKHKLEKSNLEAGVKAKFLIELIRLSEAVNEKVLVFSQFLEPLAFIKDQLKYHFNWNEGKEMLYMDGKHSMEQRQSSINVFNDPTSEARVLLASIKASREGINLVGASRVVLLDVVWNPSVERQAICRAYRLGQKKIVYIYHLIASGAREEAKYYRQTEKDLLSELVFCSSGRGCDQQKISRTVSDDKILEEMVQHDKLKYMFEKIAYQQKESKLIETYSWLEKEPVTSSPSSP; from the exons ATGCAG TATGAACTTCATGTTCTTGATCTTATGAGTATATATCTATGTCATTATCTTatt gttgaagatgaagattCCCTTCTTCCAAAGGATGAAGTCGATAGAGCTACCCTTTGCCATCAAGGGTATCATCAGCTTATTCTTGATGAAGAAGTTGGacttagatgtgaattttgccCACACGTGCAACTGGAAATCAAGTATATTGTACCAGATTTT AGTATAAATCCTTTTAGAAAATCAGACAGGAGAGACTCAGGTGCAATGAACAACTCCATCATTGATGAGCTTAGGTCTCAAGACTGGTGTGGTGATTCCCTCTCTAACTGTGATCCCCAACTTCGAGCTGAAGGCACTGTGTGGGACATCATTCCTGGTataaaaaatagtttgtatccACATCAATGTGAaggttttgaatttatttggaAGAATATAGCTGGAGGAATTCATCTTCAGAAGTTGAAACATCAAACGACTTGTGCTGGTGGGAGTGGCTGCATTATATCACATGCTCCTGGGACAGGAAAAACCCGTTTAACCATTGTTTTTCTTCAGACATACATGAAATTACATCCAACATGCAGGCCTGTCATTGTTGCTCCTCGTAGCATGCTCCTTACATGGGAAGAGGAGTTCCGGAAATGGGATTTTGACATCCCATTTCACAATCTGAACAAGAATGAGTTGTCAGGCAAGGAAAAGCTGAGGCAAGATGGACACATGAACATAAGTGTAATCCGTATGGTAAAGTTGTATTCCTGGAAAAAGGATAGAAGCATCCTGGGGATCAGTTACACACTGTTTGAAAAGCTTGCTGGAGAAGTTAATAAAAAGGGTAAAGTAAGGACTGAACAAGATAATCATTTCAGGAAGATCCTTCTTGAGGTTCCTGGTATTGTAGTCCTTGATGAAGGGCATGTTGCTCGCAATCCTGATAGTCGTATTCTGCAGGTTTTGTCAAATATAAAAACGGATAAGCGCATCATCCTTTCGGGAACtccatttcaaaataatttttatgagcTTTATAATACGCTATGCTTGGCAAGGCCAGTGTTTGAAGACAAAGAAGGTAAATGGTTATCTCTTACGAGTTCCATTACTAAAGTCACTGATGATAGACTGAAATATGAGAAACTGAGGAAGGTTAGAGATATGATTCAGCCATTTGTTCATGTACACAAAGGTTTCATACTACAAGAAAAACTTCCAGGGCTGAGGGACTCTTTGGTTATATTACAGCCATCCCAGCTGCAGAAGAGCCTCTTTGAGGAACTCCGTGATCATTTTGTAAGGTCCAGCTTCAAATTTGATCATTATGAATCTTTGATTTCTCTCCACCCTTCACTGTTGCTACAGTGTGGAGATGACAGTTTTCCTTCTGACAAGCATAAATTAGAAAAATCGAATCTTGAGGCTGGAGTCaaagcaaaatttttaattgaactCATCCGTCTTTCTGAGGCTGTGAATGAaaaagttttggtttttagtCAATTCCTTGAACCGTTAGCCTTTATAAAGGACCAGCTTAAGTATCATTTTAATTGGAATGAAGGAAAAGAGATGTTGTATATGGATGGAAAGCATAGTATGGAGCAGCGCCAATCCTCAATTAATGTTTTCAATGATCCAACTAGTGAAGCAAGGGTATTATTAGCATCAATAAAGGCAAGCCGTGAAGGGATAAATCTGGTTGGGGCTTCAAGGGTTGTTTTACTGGATGTGGTATGGAATCCGTCAGTTGAAAGGCAAGCTATATGTCGTGCATATAGGCTTGGGCAGAAAAAGATAGTGTACATATACCATCTCATTGCGTCTGGTGCAAGGGAAGAAGCAAAGTATTATCGACAAACTGAGAAGGACTTGTTGTCTGAGTTAGTATTCTGTTCTTCTGGCAGGGGTTGTGATCAGCAGAAAATCTCCCGGACAGTGTCAGATGATAAAATTTTGGAGGAGATGGTTCAACATGATAAACTTAAGTATATGTTTGAAAAGATAGCATACCAACAGAAAGAGTCTAAACTGATTGAGACTTATAGCTGGTTGGAGAAAGAACCAGTAACATCCTCACCGTCTAGTCCTTGA
- the LOC126709479 gene encoding 60S ribosomal protein L37a-1 isoform X1 produces MQTKRTKKAGIVGKYGTRYGASLRKQIKKMEVSQHSKYFCEFCGKFAVKRKAVGIWGCKDCGKVKAGGAYTLNTASAVTVRSTIRRLRDQTES; encoded by the exons ATGCAGACTAAGAGAACAAAGAAGGCGGGTATTGTTGGAAAATATG GTACCCGATATGGTGCCAGTCTGCGAAAGCAGATTAAGAAAATGGAAGTTAGCCAGCATAGCAAATATTTCTGTGAATTCTGTGGGAAG TTTGCAGTGAAGAGGAAGGCTGTTGGAATTTGGGGCTGCAAGGACTGTGGGAAGGTCAAAGCAGGCGGTGCCTATACCTTGAA CACTGCTAGTGCTGTGACTGTGAGGAGCACCATTCGGAGGCTGAGAGATCAAACTGAAAGTTGA
- the LOC126709479 gene encoding 60S ribosomal protein L37a-1 isoform X2, producing the protein MTKRTKKAGIVGKYGTRYGASLRKQIKKMEVSQHSKYFCEFCGKFAVKRKAVGIWGCKDCGKVKAGGAYTLNTASAVTVRSTIRRLRDQTES; encoded by the exons ATg ACTAAGAGAACAAAGAAGGCGGGTATTGTTGGAAAATATG GTACCCGATATGGTGCCAGTCTGCGAAAGCAGATTAAGAAAATGGAAGTTAGCCAGCATAGCAAATATTTCTGTGAATTCTGTGGGAAG TTTGCAGTGAAGAGGAAGGCTGTTGGAATTTGGGGCTGCAAGGACTGTGGGAAGGTCAAAGCAGGCGGTGCCTATACCTTGAA CACTGCTAGTGCTGTGACTGTGAGGAGCACCATTCGGAGGCTGAGAGATCAAACTGAAAGTTGA
- the LOC126708449 gene encoding uncharacterized protein LOC126708449 yields the protein MDYSLPIASRTRQGRAQFYEDCIVEKKEKMKKGRKESNGVDLAGSSRPHRVDGVKGYERLGSESESFAVSDSSVEEIDVDDCSEEGDELVDFVGNESLKLKNKGNSNKGFEGMANVDEIMLDDSEDEVVILDEGGDLVGEEREEDVICIDVDEENDMSEKDVTESGELNSDWRRGNDEPVSLRKGKGETNSLNIDERKSSEDGDGCGDAVFDDSCDAVDLVGSDSSLESSSCEEDKNDEDDQDYEVEKLETCASLEQLSSDSGGEEEEKGEGAEEFEVVKRGSHGRGRPKGVDVGLKRRKYGLEILVDVENDEDNCVARRTRSCFVSKLGKKKMKLGTLSHPLCVDEEEVESSSGHDDSDDVADDIGSGRVKAGSNDENEDYFSDGETGHGGKIKSVSTSEKFKTNRGNIDACERNLHGKDKGKLKIPIKGNRIRLSKNCNVLTILADSILEKGDRLEELVSFRDESNPPVAEMSLPLKFTFGIQESNPPEKSEEEKEMDKLWADMELALRSSEIGYVDAAESPGGCD from the exons ATGGATTATAGTTTGCCAATAGCTAGCAGGACCAGACAGGGGCGAGCCCAGTTTTATGAAGACTGTATTGtggagaagaaggagaagatgaagaaggGGAGGAAGGAGAGTAATGGGGTTGACTTGGCTGGTTCTAGCAGACCCCATAGAGTTGACGGGGTTAAAGGGTATGAGAGATTAGGGTCTGAGAGTGAGTCTTTTGCTGTGTCTGATAGTAGCGTGGAGGAGATTGATGTGGATGATTGTAGTGAAGAAGGAGATGAATTGGTGGATTTTGTGGGGAATGAGAGTTTGAAGTTGAAGAATAAGGGAAATTCAAATAAGGGTTTTGAGGGAATGGCCAATGTGGATGAAATTATGCTGGATGATAGTGAGGATGAGGTGGTTATTTTGGATGAAGGAGGAGATTTGGtcggggaagagagagaggaggatGTTATTTGTATAGATGTTGATGAGGAGAATGATATGAGTGAGAAAGATGTGACTGAAAGTGGTGAACTGAATTCTGATTGGAGGAGGGGTAATGATGAACCTGTTTCATTGAGAAAAGGAAAGGGTGAGACTAATAGCTTGAACATAGATGAGAGGAAGAGTAGTGAGGATGGGGATGGTTGTGGTGATGCTGTGTTTGATGATTCATGTGATGCTGTTGATTTAGTAGGGTCTGACTCATCGTTAGAATCATCCTCTTGTGAAGAGGACAAAAATGATGAGGATGATCAGGATTATGAAGTGGAAAAGTTGGAAACTTGTGCTAGTTTGGAGCAATTGAGTTCGGATAGTGGGGGTGAAGAGGAGGAAAAAGGGGAAGGTGCTGAGGAATTTGAGGTTGTGAAGAGAGGGAGTCATGGGAGGGGGAGGCCAAAAGGAGTTGATGTTGGGTTGAAGAGGAGGAAGTATGGATTGGAAATTTTGGTTGATGTAGAGAATGACGAAGATAATTGTGTGGCTCGAAGAACCCgttcttgttttgtttcaaaattgggaaaaaagaaaatgaagctcGGAACTTTAAGTCACCCACTTTGTGTTGATGAGGAGGAAGTGGAGTCTTCATCCGGGCATGATGATAGTGATGATGTTGCTGATGATATTGGCAGTGGTCGTGTGAAGGCTGGGTCTAATGATGAGAATGAAGATTATTTTAGTGATGGTGAGACTGGTCATGGTGGTAAGATAAAATCTGTGTCTACTAGtgagaaatttaaaactaacagAGGCAACATAGATGCTTGTGAGAGGAATTTACATGGGAAGGATAAAGGGAAGTTGAAGATACCAATCAAGGGAAATCGCATCCGTCTGTCAAAAAATTGTAATGTTTTGACAATTCTTGCGGATTCCATTTTGGAGAAGGGAGATCGTTTGGAAGAATTGGTTTCTTTTAGAGATGAAAGTAATCCACCAGTTGCTGAGATGTCTCTCCCATTGAAGTTCACTTTTGGAATTCAGGAGTCGAATCCACCAGAGAAAtcagaagaagagaaagaaatggaTAAACTTTGGGCTGATATGGAGTTAGCTCTTAGATCGAGTGAAATTGGTTATGTTGATGCTGCTGAG TCCCCAGGTGGTTGTGATTGA